The nucleotide sequence AATTTATATTAAAGttgtgaattatgtttatgaaataaatttcattCACATAATCGAtaagttatatatttttatagagtacttatttaatttttttgtggatgtTGATTGGGAGCAGGATATAGTTTcagatatatttatatgtattataggttttagttatatttatgttttaaattccaGTTAAACTTGTTCCTAGCTGtatgtatttgaaaaataaatatgatttttttaatgtcTGTATATATCGTACTTTTAATGTATTTGTTTCATGTTCAGGCCATATATTTCCATTGGCATATGGAATAgtagattctgaaaatgatgcatcctgGACCTGGTTCTTTCAGAATCTAAAGAAAGCATACGGTGAAAGAGAACATATGTATGTAGTTTTCAATCGTAACCCAAGCATTATAAAAGCTGTTGCTGGAGTGTACAATAATGTACCACATTACGCTTGTATCTGGCATCTATGGggtaatgtgaaaaaaaaaaattaggaagtcACATGATGCATTGTCTGAAATCTTCTATACCATGGCGAAATCATACTCAAAgtctaaatttcataatttaatgaAGAAAGTGGAGGTAGTTGATGTTAGGGTGAAGAATTACTTGGAGTTGGCGAGATACAATAAGTGGGCTAGGTCATATGCAACAGTTCATAGGGGATGGACCTTAACATCAAATATTGCAGAGTCAATTAATGCTGCACtggtatcagctagagaactTCCAATATATGATTTTTTAGAGGAAGTTAGATTGATGTTTGGTAGATGGAACTGTGAAAACAGACAGGAGGCATTGTACACGCGCAAGGATATTATTGAAAAATTTCAAGCAATTCTCCAACAGAATGAAGCAGAGTGTACACGTATGAAGgtatgataaaatagatataatcaTTTAATGTTATATCTTCTTgaatttttatatgttgtatgAAACATATCttaatatacaaattattaaaattataacaaATCTATGTGTTGTAATGAAAAAACTATGTATATATTCTTTAGACATATTAATATGCATTTGctgctttgaaaaaaaaatacatttgctaATCTGTAGCAAATTTTActgtaatatttttttctataatattttttatgtattaatattTTCAGGTTATACCAGCGTCAGAGTACGTCTATACTGTCCACGATAAGGAGAAACATTTTATAGTTTgtctaaagaaaaaaatgttcttGTCATGCATTCCAATTGGATGAGATACCATGTGTGCATGCTTGTGTTGTACTTGATAGCAAGAATCTTGAAAAAGGACCATATTACTCTAATCTATACAAGCCAAAAACTGTACTAAGAACGTATGATCTTCCTGTATATCCTTTACCACATAAAGATGACTGGGTGATACCTTAGGAAATTTTAGATGAAGTGGTTTGCCCCCAAAATACAAGCGCCCCCctggaagacctgcaaagaaggagTGCGGTAAATCAGGAagagatatgtttggaaagaaaagcaaaaattattgtagttcatgCGGACAAAAAGGTTACAATAGACGTTTATGTAGGAAAtgcaacaaatgatatattttattatgtttttagtgaaaattcagttgctttattattcttttttttttttgaactgtttcattttgaattttgaactttttattgatattgataatttgaTAGTGTTCAGATGTTGCACTTTTATGAAGTTGAACTTGTTAATTTGTTATAGTTCaaatgtttaattttatattatatatgtatatatatacatatattttttgcaCTAAAAATATGTTTGAATATGAAATAATAGGAGCCATTGTTATTTTGAAAAACAAATATGTTTACATTATACGTAAATGAAAATACAATCTGAAACGAACATTAGTATTAACCATAATGtgtatctttta is from Capsicum annuum cultivar UCD-10X-F1 unplaced genomic scaffold, UCD10Xv1.1 ctg64227, whole genome shotgun sequence and encodes:
- the LOC124893713 gene encoding uncharacterized protein LOC124893713, whose translation is MAKSYSKSKFHNLMKKVEVVDVRVKNYLELARYNKWARSYATVHRGWTLTSNIAESINAALVSARELPIYDFLEEVRLMFGRWNCENRQEALYTRKDIIEKFQAILQQNEAECTRMK